ATAGACCATGTAATTTGCTTTAATGAATACAGATGCATAACGATAACCGAACTCGTGACAATGCCTTCTTGAATTTTGCACATAACTGCAGTCGGAATAAAGGTAAGCAGTAATACGCTAATCGCAAGTGGTGTATAACCAATCGTTTCAAAAATACAAAACGCAAATACCATTGATAATACACAAGCTAAAAAACGGTGCAACGATACTTGAACGGATTTTCGTTTCGTATTTTGCACGCATAAAATGACTAAAATACCAGCTGAACTATAAAATTCTAATCCTAATAACTGAGCAATAAAAACTGCCGCCCCCGTTCCAAGCGCTGTTTTCACTGTACGGTATCCAATTTTAAACATATCATTACTCCTATATGTATAAATGTATTTAAAGTTAGTATAAAAAAAGGATGACGCGATGTCATCCTTTTCTACTTATTATTCACGTAACCTTTACATATTACAATATTTTTTGCAAAAATTCTTTTGCACGGTCACTTTTTGGTGCTGTGAAAAACTCTTCCGGATTGCTATCTTCTACAAGCTTTCCACCATCTAAAAAGAGAACGCGGTCTGCTACTTCTTTTGCAAATCCCATTTCATGCGTAACGATTGCCATCGTCATTCCTGTCGTAACTAATGATTTCATAACTTCTAATACTTCTTTCACCATTTCTGGATCTAGCGCAGATGTCGGTTCATCAAATAGCATAACTTCCGGTTCCATCGCTAATGCTCTCGCTATTGCTACACGTTGCTTTTGTCCCCCTGAAAGACGATTTGGATATGAATCTTTCTTATCAAGCAGTCCTACTTTATCCAAAAGCTCCTGAGCCTTTTTCTCAGCCACTTGCTTCGTTACTCCTTTTACATTGATAGGAGCATACGTAATATTTTCTAATACAGTCATATGAGGGAATAAGTGAAAATGTTGAAATACCATTCCGACATTTTCACGAACGTGCATAATATTTGTTTTCGGATTCGTTACTTCTTCCGCTCCAATCCAAATGTGACCATTTGTCGGTGCTTCTAGTACATTCATACAGCGTAAAAACGTTGACTTTCCAGATCCAGACGGTCCGATAATTGCAACAACTTCTCCTTTTTCAATCGTTGTTGTAATTCCTTTTAATACTTCATTTTTTCCAAATGACTTATGAAGGTTTTCAACTTTAATCACTTTTCTTCATTCTCCCTTCAATGGCTTTCCCGACTAATGTAAGAATAATTACTAATATATAATAAATAAGTCCAACAAACAGTAATGGTTCAAGATATTTAAATGTTTCACCGCCTACAATGTAAGCACGGCGCATTAAATCTGTTGCACCAATTACAGTTACTACAGCCGATTCTTTCGTAAGAGTCGCAAATTCATTTACAAGTGCTGGTAAAATATTTTTTAAAGCTTGAGGAAAAATAATATTTCTCATCATTTTCCCGTAAGGAATCCCTAAAGCCATAGCTGCTTCTGTTTGTCCTTTATCAACCGCTTGAATGCCGGCACGAATTACTTCTGACATATATGCACCTGAAT
This genomic interval from Bacillus cereus contains the following:
- a CDS encoding amino acid ABC transporter ATP-binding protein, with translation MIKVENLHKSFGKNEVLKGITTTIEKGEVVAIIGPSGSGKSTFLRCMNVLEAPTNGHIWIGAEEVTNPKTNIMHVRENVGMVFQHFHLFPHMTVLENITYAPINVKGVTKQVAEKKAQELLDKVGLLDKKDSYPNRLSGGQKQRVAIARALAMEPEVMLFDEPTSALDPEMVKEVLEVMKSLVTTGMTMAIVTHEMGFAKEVADRVLFLDGGKLVEDSNPEEFFTAPKSDRAKEFLQKIL
- a CDS encoding amino acid ABC transporter permease translates to MNLDFSAITPSIPYILKGLEVTLKIVAASALAGFILGTLLALCKIARIRALNIAADIYTSIFRGTPLVLQLMIIYFGVPQMIGYEIPAFLAAVLAFSLNSGAYMSEVIRAGIQAVDKGQTEAAMALGIPYGKMMRNIIFPQALKNILPALVNEFATLTKESAVVTVIGATDLMRRAYIVGGETFKYLEPLLFVGLIYYILVIILTLVGKAIEGRMKKSD